The Methanobrevibacter ruminantium DNA segment GATTTCCTCGGTTTATTAACTGAAAACGTTGATGGAAATGATAATAAATCCAATGGAGCAATCAAGTTGGATGAGGATTCCATTTACATAGAATTGAGAAGCAGATTGAACGGAAAGGTGAAGGATGCATTTGAAATATCTTATGATGATTTGAATGCAGATGATATTGATAGGGTAGCTGACAATAAGGTTCAATTGAATTTAGAGGATAAGACCATTCAGCTTAAGACATTGGACCATGATATGCTGAATAATTTTGAAACCAGATTAAAGAACAAATTGAATACAGGATCATTTGTACCTGAAGAGGAAAAAATAAGGCATGTGATTGCTGATGTTCCTGCAGAGATAAGGAAATATCATGATTTATTGAAAGATGGAATAATCACTGCAGAGGAATTTGAAAAGAAGAAAAAGGAATTATTGAATAACTGATTCCAGTTTTCAGTAAAATCAAACATGTGATATTATGGAAATAAAGTCAATACCTGAAATAATCAAGGAAATGGATTATTTGGTTAAAGAAGAGAAATATGATGAAGCCTATCAGTTTGCAAAGGAAAACATCAATCTGAATAAGGAATATGTTGAAGGTGAATACATATTC contains these protein-coding regions:
- a CDS encoding SHOCT domain-containing protein, yielding MGRLGFLFNPDGNMPKGEIKSRDVEFDFLGLLTENVDGNDNKSNGAIKLDEDSIYIELRSRLNGKVKDAFEISYDDLNADDIDRVADNKVQLNLEDKTIQLKTLDHDMLNNFETRLKNKLNTGSFVPEEEKIRHVIADVPAEIRKYHDLLKDGIITAEEFEKKKKELLNN